The Nitrospiraceae bacterium region TACTTTCGATTATTCCCGTATCCAATACTGCATCGACTGATGAAGCGAGTCGAAACGCAAGGTCGTCAGTTGGTACTATACTTCCATCCATGGGAGCTTGACCCTGAGCAACCGAAGATGAAGGGCTCCTTCATTTCACGGTTTCGACATTACCTTAATTTGGGAAAAACTGAAGAACGATTGGCGCGTCTCCTGGACGACTACCAGTTTGGTCCTATTCGCGAAGTGATCGCGCCGATCAATCAAATGTTCATTGAGCGTCTTGGATCATTGGTTCGTGGCCACTCGTACGACCGCAAGAATGGAACCAGGGATCAAGCAGCTAAAGCGCCTGCTGATAAAGCCAATGCACAAAGTCAGATGCATTTTCAGAGTGTTGACGAGGGTACAGTATACAGCAATGTCATAGGAGCGCAGGTCGACTTATGAACTCCACAAGAGTTGATTCGAGTCTGCCATGCCCGGACAGGATGCACCAGATGTTTTGGTACGTAGTGAAAGCCAAACCCCACCAGGAACGGGTCGCGGAACTGAATCTTCAGCTATTGGGTGTGGAAACCTACTGTCCGATTCTCAGGGAAGGCAAGGAGATTCGTGGACGACAACGAATCCGCGTCGCTCCCCTATTTCCTGGGTACCTGTTTGCTAGATTTCATCTGAAAAACCAGCATCGGTCCGTCCTTTATGCCAGAGGAGTGAGTACCATCGTGACGTTCGGATCGACACCTGCGACAGTCGATGACGAAATGATCACTGCAATTAAGTCCAGGCTTCAAACTAGGTACGTAACCATGCCAAACCGGTCATTTCGATCTGGTCAGCGTGTGCAA contains the following coding sequences:
- a CDS encoding transcription termination/antitermination NusG family protein; the encoded protein is MFWYVVKAKPHQERVAELNLQLLGVETYCPILREGKEIRGRQRIRVAPLFPGYLFARFHLKNQHRSVLYARGVSTIVTFGSTPATVDDEMITAIKSRLQTRYVTMPNRSFRSGQRVQIQEGPLRGLEAIFERQVVSSNQRAVLLLRALSYQARIVVDLANVVNA